ccaacaacgagaagggtttgaccatgacggtttcctattgatactagtaaggtacacgtgcattgcacgcatgagatttggtaaccaaattatgaataaataccacaatatagcatgcaagctttgagtcatatatgcatgatgtagatgttcgtttaattcttatagttcatctcatccaaaatcaattagttttatataaaaaatctattttaagattcatggaattgtgcattgtaaaggtaaaaacaaaaagtgacaattcatttagaaaaaaagtttgggcaattaagatatggaagattctagagaacaaaggagaagtgcttgtgttttgaggtttgtgcattatgcttaagttcaaccatggagtcttctagattgtacatgtggcagaatcagGTGGAATGTAGataatatccaacggccagtagtgctcggatttgccatctctgtaccgtcggattggcttcatccaacgaccaactttcaaagttattcgcacactatataggtgtatagatgtatagatgtgtcccatgctagacaaaataaagtgtgAGCGCATACGtgggatgacccccccccccccccgccgtcgcctcgaagttgggaaactgacattgtacatattgaaccaggcttggagtcgggtacggtgttcggtttgtaatgtagttggtggcccatcgaagttgtgcatttgggatttaaacacatcacacaccaccgtacccatacatattttcgggccgcatgcagtgtatacggggtcttctgatcgaccatgtctcccttgtgtggttttctgtgatgacacgcatatctgtgggctccccaagtgtatatatatcatccctttgaccgataatgaggggtatgtgttggccatgaatggattcctcctagtttgtGTTAGGGTCGGTCACCGTCACATGTTGCTCAACCAGAGCTCGAGCTCacgcgttgtcaggattccctcccacatgctcggattgctgggttcgacctacattaaaccctgcgtatctcgtccttaactaaattgtatcgagaggtaggcaccacatctaaattgtacattattctatattgaaaacacacatcaccccttcccaacgtacatcattttgggccgcatgcaagaggtgctggttttgtggtccctctcgtgctatttttatgatggttcaatctattggcccaagcggtttatcgacaacaacaactgtcgtttgaccaaacgatagattcattggtccatcttatggtaggtcatggcgacatgcatgtatgaccaaagtatcgatcattacgtgcatctgccccgctgacacgaagtgggaggtggtgggccaagcatcctagctaggtacgacattatgtcattatatatatatccaagggtgctttcgagtttgcgaggcaggtgctaccaaagttatgcattgtgtatttaaagttttaaacatccccaatattcctacatatatttggccacttccaggtggttcttgacttctggcccctctcatcgatctttgacgacgcgcccaaccgtgggcccacacggtcaaagttgtgcattggaattttgaacatcacagaccaccattttcacttatatatatttgggccatatgctggtgtggctgtcttctgaccctctctaacgttattttttgctgcaaagactctgatgacgctcaacggacacgaATATAATATcataaccgtgtgcgatacaagcgCGTTGTGAATCACCACGcatgcgcaagcgcgagcaaattaaggtggaggtactggctcaaccatgtgcgatgcaagtgcgctaaaatcaccatgaccgcgcaagcgcgagcaaattaaggtggaggtactggctcaaccgtgtgcgatgcaagtgcgctgaaattaccacgaccgcgcaagcgcgagcaaaggggtggaggtactggctcaaccgcgtgcgatgcaagtgcgctgaaatcaccacgactgtgcaagcgcgagcaaaggggtgAAGGTACTgactcaaccgtgtgcgatgcaagtgcgctaaaatcaccacgaccgcgcaagcgtgagcaaagggtggaggtactggcttaaccgtgtgcgatgcaagtgcgctgtaaaaccaccacctgtgcaagctaaaggcgggtaagtttatttggaaattaggacgaaccgtgtgcgatagaccagctagctagaaatataaaaacaaactacccgccttgagcgttgcaaaaatcggcggttccacgccacttttccttattatcatacacgcatatttttattggaccgtgcgcgatcttgggcactcccgccccgcatcaattcctttacccaaattttagtagctgcCGTACTTCAACCattgcccacactcctccagcaccgaccttatagtaaaattgcagtagccgaggcatttgaaccgtcaccctccctcgtccaccaccatctccacccaccattactaaaattttcagtagccgcggcgtatcctcaaacaccaaccccctccacagtcccccccctcgaaccctagctcgcgtcCGCTGCCGGCGcccgccaacccctgccggtctgccgttcctcctagcttagataataaagttcaggttacccagcgattcccataccattGCCCCACttccctgagtttttagatgaggcctgcggtgtccctccccgccagatccacatcccctgctccagaatgtcacagcctaagctcgaccacgtatcccggggagcccgacgagcgctcggccaagaagaggtttatcatggcctctctggcggacgttggcgaggtggccgccgtttgcCCTGACCTGtagatcccggagcaacacgttgcCGCGGAAGTCGGCGAAGACATTTACTATgttgccatgtcgaaggcttcatgtcagtggGCTAGCGTATTATTGTGTCTCGGGAAAGCTGGCgatgacatcaagctcgtccacggCGACAGCTTCAtgtgggccatgtcacaggttaagtggtccatccccaactcctctggttcaaccgccgtcaatCTCTTCGAgagccctgccgctgatctcctccgccaagcggtcaaggatttgcgagctttatacgccatcaagcccattttgtcatttctgaaggacacgttctacggtggTGGCTTGGGATTCTCAATTgtcaagtcagatctcatcgaccacgaccacgaccatgaccacgaggagggcacctacgaaggttcttccaaggtgaaacagcccatctgttacaacagagagcgcaccatgggtctgtgctcttccaactggaaggatcccgtccatgaaatgtgaggcaacattctatcagcaaatcttaccttttctagcttgtcaacccgtaccctttgttgtagtagcattttccgtgcggtgctttaactgtgccgtgtttaattgtttcagttatgcaaaaatgtattgttcaatagggctatgtgatgtttaagtatgaattgtccacttcagtttcacgaatggctatatttggttgtttatagtgagtagatgccttgtttatctgtatttggttgttaggttggttggagtgagcatttttttagttatcgagcagatgccttgtttatatgtatttggttcttagtttggttgtagcgagcatttgtccagttatcaagcagatgccctgtttatctgtatttggttgttaggttggttgcagtgagcatttgtccagttttcaagcatatgccctgtttatctgtatttgcttgttaggttggttgcagtgagactctgtccagttttcaatggctatatttgatTGTTATACTGGttatttatgccttgtttatttcagtcattcacaatgtgttgttcattatgtgcaagtcggaactgtgccgctcgactacatcaataccagtttgaacggctatatttggttccaattattcctggtgtagttaacacatgccctttatttcagttttacacatttatcaagtgtgatgtttaagtattacctacgttctattcattttcaacaataccagtttgaattgcaatatttgatggctgttaagcctgctgtcggtagcattgccttccattttatatctgctttaacagcatgctgaaaccaacacattcaagctatcatttggagatgatgttgtttacctttgctatatttgtttgatgttaaggttgttgtacctatcatgcctttccactacttatgcaggacaacaacgggagtggccaccattttccgccgaggttagcttcatccctcggcttgtactcccccagTCATTCCATAatgtgcatatagatccaggcctggacacttgttagcttctaatattgacttgttgcttgtaggtacatatgcccttggcaaggatccacgcatcgaccctttttgcgtatggggcaatgagatattcatgaacaagcatcaagtgaggaaactgataagaattattagcaaaaagatatgaatggtggcaaacaaattatttgtttatgctctatccaacacgacagtgagctgtaggatggtaactacaaactctgcacccttctctttttactgcccataatgagttgttaggcaacaatgtctgaatctttttcgttcccagtggttcccgaagcagttcactcaagattatcTCGCAAAGTACGTGATTGGTGGACaagcaatgaaggttaaagtatttcatctagactacaatgagcatcgagaagtcgtaatgaagacagtgaaggatggacgggcagccatcacaaggggtcgGCCTAGATTCGTGCGTGCATTATGCAtgaaggagggcacaatatgggcattccacttcaccttctccagcaaccagaatgtctttcgcctctctctttacagtctttagtacaacggtgattcatcattctttacttggtgcttctgtagttcttcagtatatgtacctgtgcatcgaattatgtatttgtggttgaacctatatttataATAAACATgcttggatatgaaataagtgattgcctactttcaaattcaaaacatgtgattttaaattagggattaattagggattacactgcacatggtTTGTGAAAGCGAAATGTCTGCGATAGActtggagatcagaaacgtttctaggatccactatgtgtgcgatcaatctccactgcacacacgacatcctcttgaaaactatttgcgttaggccaccttgcgcaaacgtttaccacataaaaactatgtgtgatggacagcctttgccacacagtttcttctacgcatcgtgtgtgatgcattcaataacgcaaatgataaaattgttaatatcgtgtgcaatggcaacgctatcacaaacgatttaacaggaaaaattgtgtgtgatgtacctgtgaacggaaacgttttccttggagcgactgtgtggaatgtacatacgaacggaaacgtttagcggggactgactgtgtggcatgtacttgcgaccggaaacaattcgcctgtataattgtattttttaactctactgtacgtattttcatatttgagcgctcgccggtcgcacacgacctcgttttgccgagcgtgtgtgccaggaggcatatctccgacggtttctgggtcgtgtgggaaggaccccctatcgtcgtcactcactaggcgacggttccaaatgctctcgcggaaaggggttaaaaaccgtttgtatagcaccgacgcgtactagtaaAAAGTGAACAGAGGAAGTAACAAAGAACTTTCCTCCTCCACAAGAAAAGCTTTTCTCCTCCCGTCggtgccgccgccggtccgtcccaTCTCCGATGGCCTCTAGGCCATGGAGGCACGGAGGATCTCAGCCCCCCGCCGGCGGGAGGGACCCCGTTCTCGTTTTTGTTAGAGTCAGCGTCTTGGTTGGGGTTgtgtggcggcggcgatgtccctTAGTAGGAATAATGTATCCCACATTCTAACCCCGTCTCGATGGTGCGTCTCGCAtcatcggagggcgtgtggagttTTGTCTCCGTCGGATCTTGCGAGATTCGGTCGGTGCTAGTCTTCGGTGGATCTACTTGGATTTGGTTTTCGTTCGTCTTTGTTTAGGTGCTTACAGgtttgatccttctgatctacgactTTCTTCAACGGTGATGGTTGCTACTCTGGTGCGATGGtcctatttttttagaaaaggaggatgtacccccggcctctgcatctcgttgatgcatgcagccatattattaattattcataaagaccatacaaggtgatacatcaataagcctgaagccaccatcttggcaacatcgtTGCTACTCCTATCTCCTTGATGAAGGcgtgccgaatgtccgggcctaataccaaacaaacatcgcaccaaagcctaacatctaaagccgggtgtcccatccaagccactacctggattgggtcccacaccggtctggcacactcccagtgagcaccgcacgctgcaagggccatcacctccatcatccctcggtccatcctcagagcagaactgaagcaccgaccttgccagacctctctgccatcaacgccaccatgacgccagacagcttctccttttgcgcgagtccatctccgcgcatcagacgccgagtctccacaacgccacgccgccgagattcgCCACCATCGATGTGTAAGATGAAGCTCCGCTCCACCAAAGACGTCGTCCtctggtccctcgagcccgtgtgcacctccaagaatgacgccccaagggggaaacgacaccaaagagccgccgtcatccgatctactgatctagggtttcccccgaaggtagcagagagtggccttgaacttctccttggcgatgccttcaggaagggaacgacgcagacaaCGTCGCCATCGTCGGCCATTGGCAATAGCcaatagcaggttttcacccagatctgatcgaagacctccatctctcgtgcacgggccgccgccgccgccggctgcaTAACGAACGCCGTTGCCGCCGACCAAGCTGCCTAGACTAGCCTCTCGCCGCAACCCCAGCCGCCAACACCAACGATGGACGAGGCCTGCCCAGGCCCATCGGCCCTACAGGCCCGCAGATGCCAGATCTGGATCCTGCAGGGGCCAGGCTCGCCGGACGTCGCCTCGGAGCCCCATGGCCGGCCGGTAGCCACCGTAGGGCGGAGGGATGTTGACGAGCCGCCGCCTCGCTGCCGAAGGTGCCGCTGCGCCGGGGAAGATCACCACGGGCCAAAGCCCAGATCACACCCTCTCCAAGGGCGAaacggccccgccgccgccttccttgGTTGCGGCTCGGACTTGGCCGGTGCCAGCCGGGTCGAAGTTGTTTGTGGCCCGGCGGCGCGCTCGCGTACGCCCTCGAGTCGCCCGCGCGGGGCGACGCGAGGGTACCGTTTCCAACCGACCGATACGTCAACATCCCGACGACGACTTCccgtcctatggggccttagcacgacgacttcccgactgtctactacaagaaGGTTTGCCTGGCTccagtgagggaggggcgatgacggtggcacgcctttggctcgctccagtacttgtagttgtcgctaggtggtccacgcacatggttgtaatttttattacctctgttgttttttgtactgccatgattgaagatgaatagatttgAAATTTCTCGAAAAATAAACAAAGAACACCCTTTGTCAAAAAATAAAACCAAACTGCTCAAATATTTATCTTCATTAATGCTTGAAGCAACTTACACACGAAATACGAGCTTAAAACAGGGATTAAACACTCATATATACCTCAAACAGTTTTTTGTACGTACTAAAGATCCTCCCTCGATTCTTCTCACGAAGTCGATCAGGAAGCAAATAACACCGGTATATACTCACCATAATAGAGGCATGTACTCACCGTGATAGTAGATTTATTTTTCTGTCTCATAAGGGTAGATTAATTTATTTCTGATGTTTCTCGTGCTGGTTTAATTAGGCGTACTCGGCGGGGTGCGCCACCAGGTATGCCTCGACCATCTTGAGCAGGTCGAGGTACCCCGCGGCGAGCGTCGCCCGGTCCTCCGCCGACAGCGCCCCGCCGCCGTCGAGCCTCTCGTACTCCACCCTGAGCTTCGCCACGCAAGCACCCTCCCCGGCCGCCTCGAGCTTCACCTCGGCCACCTGCGACTTGAGCTGGCCGCTCACCTTGCTGCCCTCCAGCACCTCCGTCTTGAGCACCCGGGCCGCGTTGTCGCGCGCCACCAGGCGGCTCCTCATCACGCCCGAGCCTGCGAGCTCCGCTGCCGCCGGGCTGAGCGTCATGGTGGAGACGCTGCCGGGTCCGCCGTCGCCCTCGACGTCCACGGCGTCGATGAAGCCCGCGCAGGCCTGGGGCAGGGCGGCCGTGTCCTCGCCGGAGAAGACCACCTTCCACATCCGCTCTGTGGACACCGCCAGGGTGCACTCGTCGGTGATGACACAGCCGGCGACCATCTTGTTATTGTCCGTGTCGGTCACTGGCTCGCTGCACACTAGCGCTGCTGGCAAATTGTTTCAAACTATTGAAGAGTAAACACTGGTGATGAGTGAGACCAAGCAAGGGGCTGATTTATATAGAGTAGGTGCAAAAGAAAAATTCACAGCAAGCAAAGGGATTCATAAAATAGCAATTGATCAACTTGGACCGGAGATCACATGTTTGGACTCTTGGAGCGCATTAAGGCTGCTATATCTTCTCGCAGCTGTTCAATCTTCTTCCCATGTGCTCCTGTGCTGCTGACTATTCTCCAGCATCCTACGACTGTGGCTGGGCTGGGCCAGTATATTAGGCTGAACATTGCATAGCTTACCAGACCAACCGGCGCACCTAGGAGCAacaaactaagagcatctccactcgttttCGGCCCACAGGGGCTTGAAATAGCGCCGTCTGGGGGTGCGCCCCAGACGCTGTTTTTTTAAAAACCAAACTCGGCTGAGATTCGACCAAACTCCACACAAATTCGGCCAAACTAGGCAATTTCATTGATATTTATAAAAAAACTGAAAACATAATTTAAAAATAACTAAAACGACAACTAAATACTATtattgcgccgccgccgccgtccgccttcTACAAGCCGAGCAGCCTGTACATcttgtcgccgccgtcgccttcgccgtcgtcgtcgccgccgtcctgCGTGCCGCCACCGTCCCCGCTACACCCCTGACCAGCGCCGCCCATGCGTGGGGGGTTGGACAGCCCGGgcgcctcctcgtcgctgtcgtcgaggatGACGACGCCGAGCGGCGATCTCCTCGATGGCGCGGCGCTGTCGCGCCATCTCCTCGTGGACGTAGTCCTCCCGCGCCCATCTGAGGGCggtctcgtcggcggcggccatggcctcATGCTCCTTCTTCATGGGGAGCAGCCCCGGCTCGgtctcctgtggctccggcttgacggggcggagcgccAGCGATCCAGAGAAAAGGGAGCCCGACGACGAGGAGGTCGTCGTCTCCA
This window of the Triticum aestivum cultivar Chinese Spring chromosome 5D, IWGSC CS RefSeq v2.1, whole genome shotgun sequence genome carries:
- the LOC123124455 gene encoding major pollen allergen Car b 1-like; amino-acid sequence: MVAGCVITDECTLAVSTERMWKVVFSGEDTAALPQACAGFIDAVDVEGDGGPGSVSTMTLSPAAAELAGSGVMRSRLVARDNAARVLKTEVLEGSKVSGQLKSQVAEVKLEAAGEGACVAKLRVEYERLDGGGALSAEDRATLAAGYLDLLKMVEAYLVAHPAEYA